CTTTTCAGGCTTCTACTAATGCGCCAAACCAGAACTAACCATGACTGCAATTTTTTtcaattttctttttctgtagATGTCGACGGTTAAAGCACAGTACGCCGAAGATGAACAGGATGTCTTGTTCAGCAGCCTATACGGCCTACGAACAATCGAGCTCAACCGGCCTAAAAAACTCAACTCGTTGAACCTGTCCATGATCAAGAAAATCACACCACGGCTGCTCGAATGGGAGAAATCGGACATGGCCAACGTCATTGTGATGAAAGGCGCCGGGGATAAGGCGTTTTGCGCAGGAGGTGATGTGGCAGCACTCGCTGAAGCAAACGTCAAGGGGAAGCAAGGAGTCCAGCAGTCAGCTGCCTATTTCGCCGAGGAATATGCGCTTGATCACCTTATCGCCACATATCAGACGCCCTACATCGCCTTTATGGACGGAATCACCATGGGAGGAGGTGTTGGCTTGAGCGCCCATGCGCCCATGAGGATTGCTACAGAGAGGACCGTCTTCGCCATGCCTGAGACGAACATTGGCTTCTTCCCCGATGTGGGCGCCTCATTTTTCCTCCCCAGACTGGACGGAGCCattggtacctacctggggTTGACTGGTGAAACCCTCTCGGGAGCCAACGTATTCTACACGGGTATTGCGACTCACTACATGCACTCGACGACTTTGCCGCTGTTGGAATCGCGCCTGGCCGAGCTGAGGTTCAACGACTACGACAGCATGCAGGAGAGGCTTGCACACATCACCACCGCCATTGAGGAGTACACAACCGGTCTGCCACACGACCAGCCCATTCTCCTGGCCGGTGAGCTACGACAGGCCATAGACCGCTGCTTCAGCCATGACAGCGTCGCAAAAATTGTGGCTGCATTGCAGAACGAAGCCGAGTCCGGGCCCGTGCGTGAATGGGCGCAGAAGACCCTGGATACCCTGCACAGCCGCTCGCCGATCTCCCTTCACGTCAGCCTCAGGCAGTTGCGTATCGCCCAGAAGTGGGGTATCCGTGAGACCTTTGAGAAAGAGCACCAGCTCGCAGCCAAGTTCATGGCATCACCTGACTTCAACGAAGGTGTCACGGCGCGCCTAATCAGCAAGCCAAAGAGGAACCCAAACTACAACCCGGCAAAGATTGGAGATGTCGACACCGAGAGCGAGACGTTCAAGAATTTCTTCAGGCCTGCCAAGGATTTGCAGCCTATCAAATTCCTCAACAAGCGCGACTTCAACGAATATCCATTCACGGACTTTGGCTTGCCGAGGGAGAGGCAGGTTCGAGAGCTGGTTCAGACCGAGGATCTCAGCCAACGTGAGGTTATCAGCAAATTCGTCGCTCTCTCAAAGGCTAGGCTTGGAGTTAAAGAAGTCGTGGAAGAGATCGTCTACCGCAAGACTGTGGCGGGCGCCCATGGTAGGGCCACTTGGGTAAACTAGCCGATCGGGCTGGGTTGCCTACTTGTAGACTAATCATGTATATGTAAAAATATGTTTTAGTTACCCAATATTGCCTAAAAGTGCAGAATggcgtttttcttctttaatATTATTGAATCGTGATTCCGGTATGTTGCCTGAATATGTCTTTTTTGAGAACCGCCAATGTGGCGACCAATCGTGTACTTGGTAtaaaataggtaggtagggagATATCATGGTGGTCGGTAACTAGGTAGTTGCCCAAAGTGTGTCAACGTGGAAAGCTTACTCAGAAATTTCATGGAGCTGCTGGCCGGGCGACGGGAACAATAGGTGCCGTCAAGCCTGCAGGCGGTCGAGGTCCCAGCTTGATGACGATCAGTTGGTATCAAGAACCTGGAAGTATAAATAGTAGCCCACGCACCCGCCCACATACGGTGGCATTCATTGCCTTGGTTCCAAGAAAAACCTCCAGTGAACTAGGTCATATTCGGACCTGAGCATCAAGCAATCCTGGGTAAGACTTGCATTTGTGCTCTCGGGAGAGCAAGTAAGTACCGTCAAAATGACCTGAATTCCTCAGGCAACTCACATGTCATCAATGATTCATTGACGCATGGACCCCGCCTAGCTTAGCAAGGCACCCGACCAGCTTACCATCTCTCTTCCTGTCAAGCCTGTCTAGCTTCCCGTCCCGTCATCTCAAAGTCGAGGTGCAAGAGTGGAAGTTATCAAAGTCTCCGTATCAAGGACCCGCTTTTCGCGGATCTTTAAGTGGTAACACGGACTGCCCCTGTGCTAGCGTCGGTCGCGCCTACCCGCGTTTCCACGCGTGAACGCACTTAAACTACGTACCCGCTTGACTTTGGCCCCGCTCTCACCAAGTCGCGTCATTCGCGTAAAGTGCATTCCCCAACTCGGTTTCATTGAAGCTCTCACCGAGCTCCCCTCAACTCCGAGGTTGCTTGTTTTCATACCCATCACACACCTCCGCGCTGCATCAAACTCTCCTAACATATCGGAACTAGCCCCTCTCAGACGAGATCCGGCTTCCGTATACCTGGCTATAACAGGATCGATGTTATTCGAAATTAATTGATTTTTCAGTCGGCGTCATTATCCAGGTGTCTTAGACCCCGGACGTCGATCCACTTCTAGCGGCGCGCGTCACCCTTTCACGCGCGCTCGCTCGCGGGAACACGGACCAGTCTCGAACTTAAACCACTTTGGATAAGGACCCATATCTCCCCGGGGACTGGGCAACGGATTGCATTCTTGAACATTTCCTCCACCTACCCAACTCAACCCAGATTTGGAAACGAAAGTCCAAATCTTCTCTCCCGCAGCCCGTCCAGCAACGCACAAACAGCCCCTAACCGACCACTCGACTGGTCCGGCTGTATTGTATTGTTGGCAACGATGGCTTCCTCATATTCTGCGGGCCTCAATGGGCACGATTGGTCAGGCGCTGCGCAGAGCTTCACCCAGCAGCATATGCCAACGCCGCCCGTTGCTTCAGATCGCGATGAATGTGGCCCCCAGACACGGCCTATGGGAGGTAAGGGACTCGCAGATGGAGGCAGCAACACAAGTGGCCTTGGCTTGTGCTAATTGAGATATGACCGGTTTACAGTTAAGGTCCTATACAGCCTGAAGGACAGTGCCGACAACTTGCTGGCAAGATGGCCGCAAATGCAACAGATCCAAACCATACCCCTGGACGAGACCAACTCAATTGGAGTCATTGACCTCCGAATATGTCTGCAAGCAATCCACCAGTGCAGTCCCGAACTTTTTGATCAGCAGGATCTTGATTATACCGTCTATGCATTCGATTACTCCGAGGCCGACACTCCACTAGTTGGGCAGGGCATGTTGTCTTGGGGACTGGAGGCTCTTCGGCCGAACGAGATGCCCAAGCTTGTGACGGGTCGCGTTACCAAAAACCTCTTGAGCTTTTTCAACAGCAGTCCCAAGGAGACCCTTGAGGTTAAGCTGAAGCTGGCTGCAGTGGCTAGGAGGAGGCAAAGGACAGAGCAAAGTACAGAGTATCCTCCTACTCATGATAACGGGATGCAATACCACCAGCAACAACATCGTCAATCGCaaccccagcagcagcattcGAATATGCCTGCTGCGTCAACACCAACAGACACCACAGAGTGGAACTCATTCATTCAGTCCAATCCTAACCTGGCTCGATCAGCAAGCGGTTCTTCCATGCAACAGCCACAACAGCCGTCTTCACGTAACAGCTACCCTCAAATACAAATTCCAGGATCTCGGCCTGGGTCCGCCTCAATCCCTCCGGCGCATGCTCCGTCTCCAGCTCCTATCCCCCAGACAGGTTCCTCGGATTCGGCCAGACCGATGTCCGATCATGTCATGTCGAGGCAGCATTATTCGCCTGCTCATCAACATTATCAGCAGCAGTACTCACAGCCCCAGCCACTGCAACCCTTGGGTCCAATGCACGACGGCCCCTTTACTGCCAGCCAGTCCAGAATAGGGACCCCAGATGTCAAGGAATCCACGGCTGTACCGATAGCGAAATCATCTAGGCCCTCATCCCGAGCACGGTCAAGAGTTCCAACCGGCCGGCCGCGCGGGCGTCCGAAGAAAAAGCCAGTAGCCGACGGCAACACATCTGGCCTTGAAGATCCGACAGATGCCGATGACGGACCTCAAAGGAAACGAGCGAAAACGACGATGGCTGATTGGTCTGAGGACAGACCGTCTTTGGATTCGACTGCAGACTCACTCCGTGTTGTTGCTGCCATCTCGGGATCCATCCGGAGCATAAGGCCTGTTGGCACAACCGGCGACCCCGTGGGCGGGAGTCATCTTCAGGAAGGACCCCGCGCGCCCACACCTGTCCCTCAGGGCCCTGTCGCAAGGAAGGTTAAGCAAAGGAAGAAGCCAGTCGCAGCGCTTTCCCGCCATGATTCGATCGCCAGCACGGATGATGCCATGAGCTATCCCAGCCTGCAGCATGAGTCAAGTTTTGGCATGTCCGGTCATCAGCGGATGGACGCACGGTCTCCAACAGAGTCTTTGGCGCCATCTGAACAGGTCTATACGCCAGAGGAGAGCCCGGCGGATCTCGGGTCGTCTCCGCCAGTCCCAAGGTCAACTGCCTTCATAAGATCAAGCCCGGCAGCGTCAAGCCCCGTTCTACCTCGCATGCTTCCAAACCCTCGACATGATTCTGGGTTCATGAGTGGCGGTATTGACGGCGGTATCGACGACGATGAAGCACAAACTTTGCCGCCTCAGAAACCTCGGCTGAGTCAACAGCGCGAGGCCTCACCCAAGCTCCCAAAGATCGCAAAGCCTGTCCCTAGGAAAGGCAGCAACGTACAGAGTCAAGGGTTCCCATTCATGGAGGAGATACCTGGTCCGCAGGAACTCCTTCCGCAAACGAGTATCTATAACCCGCCGCGAAGTCAATCTCACAGGTTAAAACAACAACAGGAGTCCTCAGTGCCTCCCGCAATGAAGCGTTCCAACACTGAGCCTAAATCCAGGAGGACGAGTGTTCCAGAATTACCCATAGGAGGAGCTGCTCTGACACCCGCCGTCACACCCACTGCTGCAGATCAACCTCTACCTTCAGTTGAAGAGCCATCCACAAAAGGGCTAGGCAATGTGCAGCTTTCTCAACAAGACGCTCGGAACCCTTCAAAAGATTCATCCAAAGAGCCTGTCCTGAAACCGCAGGAGCAAAACTTGGAGCAAACTGCGCAGGAGGATTTTCAACAGGAATCTTCAAAAGGGGAAGGAATCTCTGATGAGCAACTCCAGGCCCTGATGGCCGCTGCGTCGGTTCCTGAGCCTGACCTGCCTATGATGTTGCCCCCCAACACATCAACATCTCGACCTACAACGAGCGCGACCCCTGTTCCAGAGAACAATTTGTCCACTGTTACAGCTAGCGATCCAGTTGGCCCGCAAACCATGTTGACGCTTCCATTGCCACCCGTCTCCTACTCTGAGGCTCCTTGCCCACCAAGTGATACTCTGCAGGAACAGACCACGAGCAACAAAAACTACGCTAAAAAGCAGACTATCAAGGAACGGTTGCAGCAAGCCATTGAGCAGGGCGAAATGCCGCCATTCTGCAGCAACTGCGGTGCAATCGAGACTCCCACGTGGCGCAAGATGTGGACACAGGATCACGTTGGGTCGCCAGGGTTTCATGACTACTCGGAGAAGCCCGGACTCGTGACAGCCATCGATATCCTTGAGCGAGACAAGGACGACAACCCCACCTCATACCGACTGGTCAAGAAATCACTGGGTCCAGGAGAAGACAAGGCTCTCTGGAATAAGTCCTTGATTTGCAATCCCTGTGGTATTTGGCTTGGGAAGTTCAAGTGTCATCGCCCACCAGAACAATGGGACAAAAACCTCGCCCGTCTCAACCAGCCACGCAGGAAGCGTGACAAAAGCGCAAGCTCTGGAAACGGTCGCTCCAAAAAGGCGCGGACTAAAAGCGACGCCCAACTGAACCTTACCTCGGAAGCGTGCTATATGACGGATCCTCTGGGACCAGGTTACGAGCAGTTGGGGGACGAGACCAACAACACGTTGCAAAGCAGGCAAGCCTCGACAAACGAAGCGCAGACAGGCACGGGTTTTTTGGGATCCCCAAACTCCAGGGGCCCGGGGTCAACACACTCTAGGGGCAGCGGAACTGCACAAAGCCCAATTGCTGTTGAAGATGACCTCGGGCCGGCTAGGAGGCTTCTCTTCCCTTCGCCGAGAAAAGATGGAGTTCCAAAGGTCCTTGGCGAGTCGGCCATTAATATCGTCAAGCCCGGCCCCGAATTTGCAGCCGCCAAACCCGGGCAGAACGCTTCGTCTCAGATGCAGAAAACGATAACGCCTACCAAGAACTCAGATAAAGAAATGGCGGATCTTTTCGGAACGCCGCCCATGCGCCCATCTACACCACCTCCCAACGGCAGCAGTGGAGGTCCGTTTAAGACCCCGACCCGTCCTACACCAAGCCACCGGCCGATTACTCGTAGCGTATCCAAGTCGATTCGCTCGCAGCGAACAGTCACGATGATCTCACCATCTCGCGGTCTTGCCGGCTTGCAGCGCACACCCTCTCGGACTCCAGGCCGACAACATCTCTCAGCTCACTTCGCCGTTGAAGACATGGCTATCACCGGTCTGGGCGATTCGCCATTCCCTGCCACTCTTTCGCAGCTTCTTTCCGAGGCCAATGGCTTTACCA
This DNA window, taken from Pyricularia oryzae 70-15 chromosome 6, whole genome shotgun sequence, encodes the following:
- a CDS encoding 3-hydroxyisobutyryl-CoA hydrolase yields the protein MSSRVLLGRAAWAAPSASHAFSRVGITMPLRAKILSAKPEYRAQMSTVKAQYAEDEQDVLFSSLYGLRTIELNRPKKLNSLNLSMIKKITPRLLEWEKSDMANVIVMKGAGDKAFCAGGDVAALAEANVKGKQGVQQSAAYFAEEYALDHLIATYQTPYIAFMDGITMGGGVGLSAHAPMRIATERTVFAMPETNIGFFPDVGASFFLPRLDGAIGTYLGLTGETLSGANVFYTGIATHYMHSTTLPLLESRLAELRFNDYDSMQERLAHITTAIEEYTTGLPHDQPILLAGELRQAIDRCFSHDSVAKIVAALQNEAESGPVREWAQKTLDTLHSRSPISLHVSLRQLRIAQKWGIRETFEKEHQLAAKFMASPDFNEGVTARLISKPKRNPNYNPAKIGDVDTESETFKNFFRPAKDLQPIKFLNKRDFNEYPFTDFGLPRERQVRELVQTEDLSQREVISKFVALSKARLGVKEVVEEIVYRKTVAGAHGRATWVN